A stretch of DNA from Flexistipes sp.:
TTTGTCGAGATAGTAAATTCGTACATCAACAAAGTTCTTGCCCTTGTACTCCTTTGCCTCAACCACAAACTTTTCCGTATTATTTTTCTGAACTTCACCAATTACAGACATCACTCCTCCTTATTAATCACAAGTATTTTTCATTATCGGCATAAAAACACTCACTTATCTTAAAACGTTTGTCATTATTGGTAATGATATATTTATCACCGCTGGACTTGTTCATTTCAATTATATATTCGCCCAGTTCAAATCGGTATAAATTTTTAGTATCGGAATCAATACATATTATAGCAGACTTATTTTGAGGACGGATAATCTTGAGATCATCCTCTTTGTCAAATGGAGCAGTAAAGAAACCCACAACGGCAGTGATAACCATAACAATAGCTCCCCAAAAAAGACTGAAAGCCAGAAAAAGAAAAAACAATATTAAAATAACGATAAAAATCAGAAATATAAGAATCTCATTCATTTTCAGTCCTCAAAGGTTCAACGTATTTCAATCTTTTGCCGCAAATCCGGCAGCTGTAAAAAAATTTTCCTCGGCTTCTTTCACTTCTGTTATGCCTTATGGCACTAAGATGATGCTTGCTGCATCCGCAGACATATAAAAAATATTTCATATTTCTAACATAAGTTTTTTTAATATCAAAGTCGTGGGTTCTCTTTGGTGCTAAACCGAAAACGCTCATAACCTTTTTCCAGGTGGAACCATGCGGCTTATTTCTGATGCCACATTTATTGTCAATTTCATAGGATAAAATATGTGCATATTCATGGGGTAAAACTTCATTAACCATTTTCTCCGGGTAATGATAAAGAAAATCTCTGTTCAACCGGATAACTTTATTTTGAGCATCCGCTTTACCCGCAGACTGACCTCTTAAATCCAC
This window harbors:
- a CDS encoding transcriptional coactivator p15/PC4 family protein, with the protein product MSVIGEVQKNNTEKFVVEAKEYKGKNFVDVRIYYLDKESDDWKPTKKGITLTKYTYEPLLKLITEAYQKIQ
- a CDS encoding SprT family zinc-dependent metalloprotease — its product is MDIRKKLYQLENISDEFFGFHPDCKVIVDLRGQSAGKADAQNKVIRLNRDFLYHYPEKMVNEVLPHEYAHILSYEIDNKCGIRNKPHGSTWKKVMSVFGLAPKRTHDFDIKKTYVRNMKYFLYVCGCSKHHLSAIRHNRSERSRGKFFYSCRICGKRLKYVEPLRTENE